A region from the Panthera uncia isolate 11264 chromosome D3 unlocalized genomic scaffold, Puncia_PCG_1.0 HiC_scaffold_8, whole genome shotgun sequence genome encodes:
- the GSC2 gene encoding homeobox protein goosecoid-2 yields the protein MAAAGGAVSRRGPGRPCPFSIEHILSNLPERSPPARAARTPQPAGHQSPAESGEPGAPEAAPCACCCCCGPRAAPRGPPEPASGLGERLPWPLKLGPAAPLPLAAPTGGPGALPGTGGPGPQRRTRRHRTIFSEEQLQALEALFMQNQYPDVGTRERLAGRIRLREERVEVWFKNRRAKWRHQKRASATSRLLPGTKKPAKESC from the exons ATGGCTGCGGCGGGGGGCGCGGTGAGCCGCAGGGGCCCCGGGCggccctgccccttctccatcGAGCACATCCTTTCCAACCTGCCCGAGCGGAGCCCCCCGGCACGGGCCGCCCGCACCCCGCAGCCCGCCGGCCACCAGAGCCCCGCGGAATCCGGAGAGCCCGGGGCGCCCGAGGCCGCGCCCTgcgcctgctgctgctgctgcggaCCCCGCGCCGCGCCCCGCGGGCCCCCGGAGCCGGCGTCCGGGCTGG GCGAGCGGCTGCCGTGGCCGCTGAAGCTGGGCCCCGCGGCGCCCTTGCCCTTGGCCGCGCCCACGGGAGGCCCGGGGGCGCTGCCCGGCACCGGCGGTCCCGGCCCGCAGCGGCGCACGCGGCGCCACCGCACCATTTTCAGCGAGGAGCAGCTGCAGGCGCTGGAGGCGCTCTTCATGCAGAATCAGTACCCCGACGTGGGCACGCGCGAGCGCCTGGCCGGCCGCATCCGCCTGCGCGAGGAACGCGTGGAG GTCTGGTTCAAGAACCGCCGGGCCAAGTGGCGACATCAGAAGCGCGCGTCAGCGACCTCGAGGCTCCTCCCCGGAACCAAGAAGCCCGCAAAGGAGAGCTGCTGA
- the SLC25A1 gene encoding tricarboxylate transport protein, mitochondrial yields MAAPRALAAAAPASGKAKLTHPGKAILAGGLAGGIEICITFPTEYVKTQLQLDERSHPPRYRGIGDCVRQTVRSHGVLGLYRGLSSLLYGSIPKAAVRFGMFEFLSNHMRDPQGRLDSTRGLLCGLGAGVAEAVVVVCPMETIKVKFIHDQTSPNPKYRGFFHGVREIIREQGLKGTYQGLTATVLKQGSNQAIRFFVMTSLRNWYRGDNPNKPMNPLITGVFGAVAGAASVFGNTPLDVIKTRMQGLEAHKYRNTWDCGLQILRNEGLKAFYKGTIPRLGRVCLDVAIVFVIYDEVVKLLNKVWKTD; encoded by the exons ATGGCCGCGCCCCGCGCTCTGGCGGCCGCCGCGCCCGCGTCTGGGAAAGCCAAGCTGACGCACCCAGGGAAGGCGATCTTGGCAG GCGGCCTGGCGGGCGGCATCGAGATTTGCATCACCTTCCCCACCGAGTATGTAAAGACACAGCTGCAGCTGGACGAGCGCTCGCACCCGCCGCGGTACCGGGGCATCG GGGACTGCGTGCGGCAGACGGTCCGCAGCCATGGCGTCCTGGGCCTGTACCGAGGCCTCAGCTCCCTGCTCTACGGCTCCATCCCCAAAGCGGCCGTCAG GTTCGGGATGTTTGAGTTCCTCAGCAACCACATGCGAGATCCCCAGGGCCGCCTGGACAGCACACGGGGGCTGCTGTGTGGCCTGGGTGCCGGCGTGGCTGAAGCCGTGGTGGTCGTGTGCCCTATGGAGACCATCAAG GTGAAGTTCATCCACGACCAGACCTCCCCAAACCCTAAGTACAGAGGATTCTTCCATGGGGTCAGGGAGATTATTCGGGAACAAG GGCTGAAGGGGACCTACCAGGGCCTCACAGCCACCGTGCTGAAGCAGGGGTCTAACCAGGCCATCCGCTTCTTCGTCATGACCTCCCTGCGCAACTGGTACAGAG GGGACAACCCCAACAAGCCCATGAACCCACTGATAACCGGAGTGTTTGGAGCTGTTGCTGGCGCAGCCAGTGTCTTCGGGAACACTCCTCTGGACGTGATCAAGACCCGGATGCAG GGCCTGGAGGCACACAAATACCGGAACACATGGGACTGTGGCTTGCAGATCCTGAGGAATGAGGGGCTCaaggc atTCTACAAGGGCACCATCCCCCGCCTGGGCCGGGTCTGCCTGGATGTGGCCATCGTGTTTGTCATCTATGATGAAGTGGTGAAGCTTCTCAACAAAGTGTGGAAGACAGACTGA